The Candidatus Liberimonas magnetica sequence GGTTTTAATTTTTAAAATATTCTAATTTTCAAATTTTTAATTTTTATAGTTTTTCAACTTGAAGGTAATGAAGTTCTACGGGGGTTGGCCGCCCGAAGATCGTCACCATGACTTTTAACTTTCCTTTTTCTTCATTTACTTCTTCAACAATGCCTATAAAATGCTTGAAAGGCCCTTCTATTATCCTTACATTTTCTTCTTTTTCAAATGTGACCAAAGGCCTTGGCTTTAAACCATGAGGTGCTGCGACAATGTCTATGAGGTTCTTTACTTCATCTTCCGGCATCGGAGCAGGTTTTACCCCGCCTAAAAAGCCTGTCACTCCGGCGGTATTTCTTACAAGCCAGTATGTTTCGTTGTTCATTACCATTTCCATGAAAACATAGCCCGGATAGAATTTACGTTTTTTCA is a genomic window containing:
- the nusG gene encoding transcription termination/antitermination protein NusG — encoded protein: MAERQWFVVHTYSGHEDRVKSNLDKAVANLGIQDQIAQILVPTEEVVEIKRNKKHVKKRKFYPGYVFMEMVMNNETYWLVRNTAGVTGFLGGVKPAPMPEDEVKNLIDIVAAPHGLKPRPLVTFEKEENVRIIEGPFKHFIGIVEEVNEEKGKLKVMVTIFGRPTPVELHYLQVEKL